A genomic window from Lotus japonicus ecotype B-129 chromosome 1, LjGifu_v1.2 includes:
- the LOC130733003 gene encoding mitochondrial import inner membrane translocase subunit TIM50, producing MALRFLRSRAKYVASSPKRFLSTDAAAAASPPPPPTAASPNRWNFLKYAVVGAITGATTFAGYASYAYNLDEIEEKTRSFRESAKYTAGDGATTLDKFQGLLYSTAMTVPAKAVELYVDARRLIEEQVRSYTEPYTDKLLPDLLPQEQHVFTLVLDLNETLIHYIWTRDTGWQTFKRPGVDAFLEHLAQFYEIVVYTDEQNMFVDPVIERLDPKHCIRYRLSRPATKYQDGKHFRDLEKLNRNPAKVLYLSGHALESCLQPDNCVPIKPWQQQDKDDTALLDFIPFLEFVARSSPADIRPVLQSYQGCDIPNEFIRRSKEHQRRMQEQKHRGRLWKS from the exons ATGGCTCTGCGATTTCTCCGATCGCGAGCCAAATACGTCGCATCATCACCGAAGCGATTCCTCTCAACCGATGCCGCCGCCGCcgcttctcctcctcctcctcccacTGCCGCCTCCCCTAACCGCTGGAACTTCCTCAAATACGCTGTCGTTGGTGCCATCACCGGCGCCACTACCTTCGCCGGTTACGCCTCTTACG CTTACAATttggatgaaatagaagagaagACTAGGTCGTTTCGTGAATCGGCTAAGTACACTGCAGGCGATGGAGCCACTACTCTAGAT AAATTTCAAGGGTTGCTATACTCAACTGCAATGACAG TGCCTGCTAAAGCAGTAGAGCTTTATGTGGATGCAAGAAGGCTAATTGAAGAACAAGTTAGG AGTTATACTGAACCATACACGGACAAGCTCCTTCCTGATTTGCTTCCTCAGGAGCAGCATGTGTTTACACTTGTTCTAGATCTCAATGAGACATTGATTCACTATATTTGGACG CGAGATACAGGGTGGCAGACTTTTAAAAGACCTGGAGTTGATGCCTTCTTAGAACATCTAGCTCAGTTCTACGAAATAGTGGTGTATACAGATGAGCAAAATATG TTTGTAGACCCTGTTATAGAAAGGCTGGATCCCAAACATTGCATCAGATATAGGCTGTCGAGGCCTGCTACAAAGTATCAGGATGGGAAACACTTCAGA GACCTTGAAAAACTAAACAGAAATCCAGCAAAAGTTCTTTATTTGAGTGGCCATGCTTTGGAAAGTTGCTTACAACCTGACAACTGTGTCCCTATTAAGCCATGGCAGCAACAAGATAAAGATGACACGGCTCTTTTGGATTTTATACCATTTCTAGAGT TTGTTGCCCGTAGTAGTCCAGCTGATATAAGACCAGTGCTACAATCATACCAAGGCTGTGATATTCCGAATGAATTCATCAGGCGATCCAAAGAGCATCAGAG GAGGATGCAAGAACAGAAGCATCGTGGTCGCCTCTGGAAAAGTTGA
- the LOC130733002 gene encoding two-pore potassium channel 1-like isoform X2 has translation MDPSAQKARLQLKKRRLIRSRSAPQTDLDPPETNGNKLIPLSGSIFGSLHPSFRKVALCLAVYVGVGALAFYLVRNQIKGLKTNRFLDALYFTIVTMTTVGYGDLVPNSNLTKLLACAFVFSGMAVVGLILSKAADYLVEKQEALLVKAMHMRENFGPSEILKEIETNKTRYKFLLVLLLLLVLITVGTIFLVSVEKLDFVDAFYCVCSTITTLGYGDKSFSTQAGRVFAVIWILIGTITVAQFFLYMAELNTESRQKELAKWVLERKITHLDLEAADLDDDGTVGAAEFVIYKLKEMGKISQEDISLFLKEFEELDVDQSGTLSVSDITLAQSS, from the exons ATGGATCCTTCTGCTCAAAAGGCTCGACTGCAGTTAAAGAAAAGAAGGCTCATCCGTTCTAGAAGCGCTCCTCAAACAGATCTTGACCCTCCTGAGACAAATGGCAACAAATTAATTCCCCTTTCCGGGTCCATATTTGGGAGTTTACATCCAAGCTTTAGAAAAGTAGCTTTATGTCTTGCAGTCTATGTAGGTGTTGGTGCTTTGGCCTTCTATCTTGTCAGGAACCAGATCAAGGGGTTGAAAACAAACAGATTCCTTGATGCTTTGTACTTCACAATTGTGACAATGACCACTGTTGGATATGGAGACCTTGTGCCTAATAGCAACCTCACAAAATTACTAGCATGTGCTTTTGTTTTCTCTGGTATGGCAGTGGTTGGTTTAATCCTAAGCAAAGCTGCAGATTATTTGGTTGAGAAACAAGAAGCTTTGCTAGTTAAAGCTATGCACATGAGAGAAAACTTTGGTCCATCTGAAATTTTAAAGGAGATTGAGACCAATAAAACAAGGTACAAGTTTCTTCTGGTCTTGTTGCTTCTTTTGGTTCTCATCACTGTGGGGACAATTTTCTTGGTCAGTGTTGAGAAATTGGATTTTGTTGATGCCTTCTACTGTGTTTGCTCCACAATCACAACTCTGGGGTATGGGGATAAGAGTTTCTCAACTCAAGCAGGAAGAGTATTTGCTGTGATTTGGATATTGATAGGTACTATTACTGTGGCTCAGTTTTTCCTCTACATGGCTGAGCTGAACACTGAAAGCAGACAAAAGGAACTTGCCAAGTGGGTTCTTGAAAGGAAGATAACTCATCTGGATTTGGAGGCTGCTGATCTTGATGATGATGGGACTGTTGG GGCTGCTGAATTTGTCATCTATAAGCTGAAGGAGATGGGGAAGATTAGTCAAGAAGATATATCACTATTTTTGAAGGAGTTTGAAGAGCTTGATGTTGATCAGTCTGGTACATTGTCTGTTTCTGATATAACGCTTGCTCAGTCATCTTAG
- the LOC130731504 gene encoding pectinesterase QRT1-like has protein sequence MMLQSLMMMVLSVLVFLMWVQVDLAQGGHDHDHVRNYISWEDLKVGEQSLALETNNDVRVIMVDQHGNGHSKTVQGAVDMVPDQNRQRVKIYIFPGIYREKVLVPSTKPYISFIGQKNQTTSAIITWNSKSSDRGPNGQALGTYDSATVVVASDYFCATKITFENTVVAAPGENGMQAVALRVDSNRAMFYKVRIKGTQDTLLDNTGTHYFYKCRIFGEVDFIFGNAKSLYEKCRLESIAKNYGAIAAHHRDSPHEDTGFSFVGCNIRGSGSVYLGRAWGDYSRIIYSHCKMDDIINPEGWSEWDHPERKKTAVFGEYQCNGRGADRRNRVPWSKSFRYVEARPFLDKSFINGDMWLRL, from the exons ATGATGTTGCAGAgtttgatgatgatggtgttgTCAGTTTTGGTTTTTCTTATGTGGGTTCAGGTGGATTTAGCACAAGGTGGCCATGATCATGATCATGTTAGGAATTACATTAGTTGGGAAGATTTGAAGGTGGGTGAGCAAAGTTTGGCATTGGAAACCAACAATGATGTTAGAGTTATCATGGTTGATCAGCATGGAAATGGTCATTCAAAAACTGTTCAAGGTGCTGTGGATATGGTTCCAGATCAGAACAGACAGAGGGTCAAAATATACATTTTTCCTGGAATTTACAG AGAAAAAGTGCTTGTGCCAAGCACCAAGCCTTATATATCATTTATAGgtcaaaaaaatcaaacaacaagTGCTATAATTACTTGGAATAGCAAATCATCAGATAGAGGTCCAAATGGCCAAGCATTGGGCACCTATGACTCAGCAACTGTAGTAGTAGCATCAGATTATTTCTGTGCAACTAAGATCACTTTTGAG AACACAGTGGTTGCAGCTCCTGGTGAAAATGGAATGCAAGCAGTGGCACTGAGGGTGGACAGCAACAGGGCCATGTTTTATAAAGTTAGGATAAAGGGAACACAGGACACACTCTTAGACAACACAGGAACACATTACTTCTACAAGTGTAGAATCTTTGGAGAAGTTGATTTTATCTTTGGCAATGCAAAGTCACTCTATGAG AAATGTCGCCTTGAGTCAATAGCTAAGAACTATGGAGCAATTGCAGCACATCACAGGGATTCACCACATGAAGATACAGGTTTTTCTTTTGTAGGATGCAATATCAGAGGAAGTGGAAGTGTGTACCTTGGAAGGGCATGGGGGGACTACTCAAGAATAATATACTCACATTGTAAAATGGATGATATTATCAATCCTGAAGGATGGTCAGAATGGGATCATCCAGAAAGAAAGAA AACTGCAGTGTTTGGTGAGTATCAGTGCAATGGAAGAGGAGCAGATAGAAGAAATAGAGTGCCTTGGTCAAAATCATTCAGATATGTGGAAGCAAGGCCCTTCTTGGACAAGAGTTTCATAAATGGAGACATGTGGCTCAGACTGTAG
- the LOC130733004 gene encoding pectinesterase QRT1-like: MKSSVFGALVLVFQVLLLLVCCVQVKSVGGQTRKFITWDDFTVNEQNLASDGAERVIVVDQSGHGDSKTVQGAVDLVPENNTERIKIYIYPGTYRERVHVPRGKPYISFIGKPNITVNGSDLNVRANANAVNVTNIANAIPIITNSTKASDKGSDGQEMGTVGTATVWIESDFFCATKLTIENLVGKDAEKRQAVALRVDGDKAVFYQVRLVGEQDTLLDSNGTHYFYKSYIEGSVDFICGNAKSLFHECILYSVAEFWGAIAAHHRESPDEDTGFSFVDCTIKGNGSVLLGRAWGEYATTIYSNCDMDDIISPMGWSDWDVPSRQRTALFGEYQCSGKGSNRTGRVEWSKSLSSEEARPFLGREYISGDEWLRLQ; this comes from the exons ATGAAATCATCAGTTTTTGGAGCATTGGTTTTGGTTTTTCAAGTTTTATTGTTGTTGGTGTGTTGTGTTCAGGTGAAAAGTGTTGGTGGCCAAACTAGAAAGTTCATTACTTGGGATGACTTCACGGTGAATGAACAGAATCTAGCCTCCGATGGTGCTGAAAGAGTTATAGTGGTGGATCAGAGTGGTCATGGAGATTCAAAAACTGTTCAAGGGGCTGTAGATTTGGTTCCAGAAAACAACACAGAaagaatcaaaatatatatctaTCCAGGAACTTACAG AGAAAGAGTGCATGTACCAAGAGGCAAGCCTTACATTTCCTTCATAGGCAAACCCAACATAACTGTCAATGGCAGTGATCTAAATGTAAGGGCCAATGCCAATGCAGTGAATGTAACCAACATTGCCAATGCCATACCCATCATCACAAATAGTACTAAAGCATCAGACAAAGGCTCAGATGGCCAAGAAATGGGCACAGTCGGTACAGCAACTGTGTGGATAGAATCAGATTTCTTCTGTGCAACTAAACTTACTATTGAG AATTTGGTTGGTAAAGATGCAGAAAAGCGTCAAGCTGTAGCTTTGAGGGTGGATGGGGATAAAGCTGTATTCTATCAAGTTAGGCTTGTGGGGGAGCAGGACACCCTTCTAGATAGCAATGGAACACATTATTTCTACAAAAGTTACATTGAAGGATCCGTTGATTTCATATGTGGCAATGCAAAATCATTGTTCCAT GAGTGTATACTGTACTCTGTAGCTGAGTTTTGGGGGGCAATTGCAGCTCATCACAGGGAATCACCTGATGAAGACACAGGATTTTCATTTGTTGATTGCACAATCAAAGGAAATGGTAGTGTCTTGCTAGGGAGAGCTTGGGGGGAGTATGCTACAACAATATATTCAAACTGTGACATGGATGATATCATTAGCCCCATGGGATGGAGTGATTGGGATGTTCCATCTAGACAGAG GACTGCACTGTTTGGGGAGTATCAATGTTCAGGAAAAGGATCAAATAGAACTGGGAGGGTGGAATGGTCAAAATCTCTAAGCAGTGAGGAAGCTAGGCCTTTCCTGGGCAGAGAGTACATATCTGGAGACGAATGGCTTAGACTACAATAA
- the LOC130733002 gene encoding two-pore potassium channel 1-like isoform X1 gives MANNDSQEPLISGSMDPSAQKARLQLKKRRLIRSRSAPQTDLDPPETNGNKLIPLSGSIFGSLHPSFRKVALCLAVYVGVGALAFYLVRNQIKGLKTNRFLDALYFTIVTMTTVGYGDLVPNSNLTKLLACAFVFSGMAVVGLILSKAADYLVEKQEALLVKAMHMRENFGPSEILKEIETNKTRYKFLLVLLLLLVLITVGTIFLVSVEKLDFVDAFYCVCSTITTLGYGDKSFSTQAGRVFAVIWILIGTITVAQFFLYMAELNTESRQKELAKWVLERKITHLDLEAADLDDDGTVGAAEFVIYKLKEMGKISQEDISLFLKEFEELDVDQSGTLSVSDITLAQSS, from the exons ATGGCCAACAATGATTCACAGGAGCCCTTGATATCGGGATCAATGGATCCTTCTGCTCAAAAGGCTCGACTGCAGTTAAAGAAAAGAAGGCTCATCCGTTCTAGAAGCGCTCCTCAAACAGATCTTGACCCTCCTGAGACAAATGGCAACAAATTAATTCCCCTTTCCGGGTCCATATTTGGGAGTTTACATCCAAGCTTTAGAAAAGTAGCTTTATGTCTTGCAGTCTATGTAGGTGTTGGTGCTTTGGCCTTCTATCTTGTCAGGAACCAGATCAAGGGGTTGAAAACAAACAGATTCCTTGATGCTTTGTACTTCACAATTGTGACAATGACCACTGTTGGATATGGAGACCTTGTGCCTAATAGCAACCTCACAAAATTACTAGCATGTGCTTTTGTTTTCTCTGGTATGGCAGTGGTTGGTTTAATCCTAAGCAAAGCTGCAGATTATTTGGTTGAGAAACAAGAAGCTTTGCTAGTTAAAGCTATGCACATGAGAGAAAACTTTGGTCCATCTGAAATTTTAAAGGAGATTGAGACCAATAAAACAAGGTACAAGTTTCTTCTGGTCTTGTTGCTTCTTTTGGTTCTCATCACTGTGGGGACAATTTTCTTGGTCAGTGTTGAGAAATTGGATTTTGTTGATGCCTTCTACTGTGTTTGCTCCACAATCACAACTCTGGGGTATGGGGATAAGAGTTTCTCAACTCAAGCAGGAAGAGTATTTGCTGTGATTTGGATATTGATAGGTACTATTACTGTGGCTCAGTTTTTCCTCTACATGGCTGAGCTGAACACTGAAAGCAGACAAAAGGAACTTGCCAAGTGGGTTCTTGAAAGGAAGATAACTCATCTGGATTTGGAGGCTGCTGATCTTGATGATGATGGGACTGTTGG GGCTGCTGAATTTGTCATCTATAAGCTGAAGGAGATGGGGAAGATTAGTCAAGAAGATATATCACTATTTTTGAAGGAGTTTGAAGAGCTTGATGTTGATCAGTCTGGTACATTGTCTGTTTCTGATATAACGCTTGCTCAGTCATCTTAG
- the LOC130733002 gene encoding two-pore potassium channel 1-like isoform X3 gives MANNDSQEPLISGSMDPSAQKARLQLKKRRLIRSRSAPQTDLDPPETNGNKLIPLSGSIFGSLHPSFRKVALCLAVYVGVGALAFYLVRNQIKGLKTNRFLDALYFTIVTMTTVGYGDLVPNSNLTKLLACAFVFSGMAVVGLILSKAADYLVEKQEALLVKAMHMRENFGPSEILKEIETNKTRYKFLLVLLLLLVLITVGTIFLVSVEKLDFVDAFYCVCSTITTLGYGDKSFSTQAGRVFAVIWILIGTITVAQFFLYMAELNTESRQKELAKWVLERKITHLDLEAADLDDDGTVGSVEHSFLVLFIVGIAFGRTYFIS, from the coding sequence ATGGCCAACAATGATTCACAGGAGCCCTTGATATCGGGATCAATGGATCCTTCTGCTCAAAAGGCTCGACTGCAGTTAAAGAAAAGAAGGCTCATCCGTTCTAGAAGCGCTCCTCAAACAGATCTTGACCCTCCTGAGACAAATGGCAACAAATTAATTCCCCTTTCCGGGTCCATATTTGGGAGTTTACATCCAAGCTTTAGAAAAGTAGCTTTATGTCTTGCAGTCTATGTAGGTGTTGGTGCTTTGGCCTTCTATCTTGTCAGGAACCAGATCAAGGGGTTGAAAACAAACAGATTCCTTGATGCTTTGTACTTCACAATTGTGACAATGACCACTGTTGGATATGGAGACCTTGTGCCTAATAGCAACCTCACAAAATTACTAGCATGTGCTTTTGTTTTCTCTGGTATGGCAGTGGTTGGTTTAATCCTAAGCAAAGCTGCAGATTATTTGGTTGAGAAACAAGAAGCTTTGCTAGTTAAAGCTATGCACATGAGAGAAAACTTTGGTCCATCTGAAATTTTAAAGGAGATTGAGACCAATAAAACAAGGTACAAGTTTCTTCTGGTCTTGTTGCTTCTTTTGGTTCTCATCACTGTGGGGACAATTTTCTTGGTCAGTGTTGAGAAATTGGATTTTGTTGATGCCTTCTACTGTGTTTGCTCCACAATCACAACTCTGGGGTATGGGGATAAGAGTTTCTCAACTCAAGCAGGAAGAGTATTTGCTGTGATTTGGATATTGATAGGTACTATTACTGTGGCTCAGTTTTTCCTCTACATGGCTGAGCTGAACACTGAAAGCAGACAAAAGGAACTTGCCAAGTGGGTTCTTGAAAGGAAGATAACTCATCTGGATTTGGAGGCTGCTGATCTTGATGATGATGGGACTGTTGGGTCAGTTGAGCATTCTTTCTTAGTCTTATTTATTGTTGGCATTGCctttggaagaacttattttATATCATAA